A genomic window from Chthonomonadales bacterium includes:
- a CDS encoding RNA-binding protein, protein MAKRLYVGNIPYSVTDEQLSDMFTPYGAINEVYVVTDRFSGQAKGFAFVELADDAQADEAIRALNGTSMSGRTLVVSEARQRDSAPRGAARSGGRSDQARW, encoded by the coding sequence GTGGCGAAGCGTCTCTACGTCGGCAACATTCCCTACAGCGTCACCGACGAGCAACTCTCGGACATGTTCACCCCGTATGGGGCCATCAACGAGGTGTACGTCGTCACGGATCGGTTCAGCGGCCAGGCCAAGGGCTTCGCGTTCGTTGAACTGGCCGACGATGCGCAGGCCGATGAGGCCATCCGCGCGCTGAACGGAACGAGCATGAGCGGGCGCACGCTCGTCGTGAGCGAGGCCCGCCAGCGCGATTCGGCGCCTCGCGGAGCGGCGCGCTCGGGCGGGCGATCGGATCAGGCGCGCTGGTGA
- a CDS encoding MerR family transcriptional regulator produces MPTARKRAGRALSIGAVSALTGIEIHTLRYWEREFAEFVCPSRTPGGQRRYDAEDIATLIEIRRLLKQEIYSIAGARRVLAIIGGRDTERRAA; encoded by the coding sequence ATGCCAACCGCGCGCAAGCGAGCCGGCCGGGCCCTCTCCATCGGCGCCGTCAGCGCCCTCACGGGCATCGAGATCCATACCCTGCGCTACTGGGAGCGTGAGTTCGCGGAGTTCGTGTGCCCCTCGCGGACTCCTGGCGGGCAGCGGCGCTACGATGCAGAGGACATCGCCACGCTGATCGAGATCCGGCGGCTCCTGAAGCAGGAGATCTACAGCATTGCCGGCGCCCGGCGCGTCCTCGCCATTATTGGCGGGCGCGATACCGAGCGGCGCGCCGCGTAG
- a CDS encoding MFS transporter: MPLVDPALERRNHFGLSAFFFLYFAGVGFITPFLPIYWRSLGFSYRQIGALIALSSVAGAAALVPVGALSDRLRARRPFVVAGTTLMAAGYGAFPSLHGFGQFAVAQLVIGLGGTMSVAVVSALGADVFRRGASGRAFAGVRSWGTVGFLVTMAVVFVAPEAVAGHTFLHGAAALYAVAGAAVLIVRRPARATARELPSLRAAARLLLAPRALAFVAAYFVFYMALMSSTANLGLYLTAFRPIPPVWILPLAFAVSAGIELPFLTVMGRLSDRYGRMAPLRLAFAVLPIRLAGYALAASPAAVVLLQATHGLTFSVIAIVPFAYMADLTPPEHRATGQAVLNAASSAAYALGPLLAGSVADHFGLRGLYWFLSAVAVVGACVLYGAVREPARAHEAHEAAVART, encoded by the coding sequence ATGCCACTCGTGGACCCCGCCCTGGAGCGCCGCAACCACTTCGGACTGTCGGCCTTCTTCTTCCTCTACTTCGCGGGCGTCGGGTTCATCACGCCTTTCCTGCCCATCTACTGGCGGTCGCTCGGGTTCAGCTATCGCCAGATCGGGGCGCTGATCGCACTCTCATCGGTGGCGGGAGCGGCGGCCCTGGTGCCGGTGGGCGCTCTCAGCGACCGGTTGCGTGCGCGGCGGCCGTTCGTCGTTGCCGGCACCACGCTGATGGCGGCGGGCTACGGCGCCTTCCCCTCGCTGCACGGCTTCGGGCAGTTCGCGGTGGCGCAACTCGTGATCGGCCTGGGCGGCACGATGAGCGTGGCGGTGGTCAGCGCGCTCGGGGCCGACGTGTTTCGGCGCGGCGCTTCGGGGAGGGCCTTCGCGGGCGTGCGCTCCTGGGGGACGGTGGGGTTCCTGGTGACGATGGCGGTGGTCTTCGTGGCGCCGGAGGCCGTTGCCGGCCACACGTTCCTCCACGGCGCCGCGGCGCTCTACGCCGTGGCCGGCGCGGCCGTGCTGATCGTGCGGCGCCCGGCGCGCGCGACGGCGCGCGAGCTGCCAAGCCTGCGGGCGGCCGCGCGCCTGCTCCTCGCGCCGCGCGCGCTGGCGTTCGTGGCGGCCTACTTCGTCTTCTACATGGCCCTCATGTCGTCGACAGCCAACCTGGGCCTCTACCTGACGGCGTTCCGACCAATCCCGCCCGTCTGGATCCTGCCGCTCGCCTTCGCCGTGAGCGCCGGCATCGAGTTGCCGTTCCTCACCGTGATGGGCCGTCTGTCCGATCGCTACGGCCGCATGGCACCGCTTCGGCTCGCGTTCGCCGTGCTGCCGATCCGGCTCGCCGGCTACGCGCTGGCAGCGTCGCCCGCGGCCGTCGTGCTGCTTCAGGCCACGCACGGCCTCACATTCAGCGTGATCGCGATCGTGCCGTTCGCTTATATGGCGGACCTGACGCCCCCGGAGCACCGCGCCACGGGGCAGGCGGTGCTGAACGCCGCCAGCTCGGCGGCCTACGCGCTCGGCCCGCTGCTCGCCGGGAGCGTGGCGGACCACTTCGGCCTCCGCGGGCTCTACTGGTTCCTGAGCGCTGTCGCCGTGGTCGGCGCGTGCGTCCTGTACGGCGCCGTGCGCGAGCCGGCGCGCGCTCACGAGGCGCATGAAGCGGCCGTGGCCCGCACCTGA
- a CDS encoding N(4)-(beta-N-acetylglucosaminyl)-L-asparaginase yields the protein MDPVIIATWHFGQPACAAGWQVLEAGGRALDAIEAAANVTEEDPGVASVGYGGLPNADGVVELDAAIMDGPTHATGAVAGLSGIRRPISVARRVMERTPHALLVGANARRFALAQGFPETDLLTSDALGRWRAWAASDRAAEAAHFYRAPDDSHDTIGLCALDRGGDLAVGCTTSGLAWKLPGRVGDSPIVGSGLYVDNGVGAAAATGNGDEILKVCLSYRVVMSMDRGLSAQEACEEAVRYLLRKRPAHQAHGAACIALRADGTIGSAATAEGFSRPDRRWQHAICRSGEALLEEGIYVSP from the coding sequence ATGGACCCCGTGATCATCGCAACCTGGCACTTCGGGCAGCCCGCCTGCGCCGCGGGATGGCAGGTGCTCGAGGCGGGAGGGAGGGCGCTCGACGCGATTGAGGCCGCCGCCAACGTGACCGAGGAGGACCCCGGCGTCGCGTCGGTCGGGTACGGCGGCCTGCCGAACGCCGACGGGGTGGTTGAGCTGGACGCCGCCATCATGGACGGCCCCACGCACGCCACGGGCGCGGTGGCCGGACTCAGCGGCATTCGGCGCCCGATCTCGGTGGCCCGGCGCGTGATGGAGCGCACGCCCCATGCCCTGCTCGTCGGCGCCAACGCGCGCCGCTTCGCGCTGGCACAGGGCTTCCCGGAGACCGACCTGCTCACCTCGGACGCGCTTGGGCGCTGGCGCGCGTGGGCCGCCTCCGACAGGGCTGCCGAGGCGGCGCACTTCTACCGAGCGCCCGACGACTCCCATGACACCATCGGCCTGTGCGCGCTGGACCGGGGCGGCGACCTGGCCGTTGGGTGCACCACCTCCGGATTGGCCTGGAAACTACCCGGGCGCGTGGGCGACTCCCCCATCGTGGGCTCAGGGCTCTATGTCGACAACGGCGTGGGCGCCGCCGCGGCGACCGGTAACGGCGACGAGATCCTGAAGGTGTGCCTTTCGTACCGCGTGGTGATGTCGATGGATCGCGGCCTCTCGGCCCAGGAGGCGTGCGAGGAGGCCGTGCGCTACCTGCTTCGAAAGCGCCCGGCGCATCAGGCGCACGGCGCGGCCTGCATCGCCCTGCGCGCGGACGGCACGATCGGGAGCGCCGCGACGGCCGAGGGGTTCAGCCGCCCCGACCGACGATGGCAGCACGCCATCTGCCGCAGCGGAGAGGCACTCCTGGAGGAAGGGATCTACGTGTCGCCGTAG
- a CDS encoding Gfo/Idh/MocA family oxidoreductase, which yields MSRERLAVAVVGLGVGEQHARAIVANEACRLAALVDIDPRRANALAAALPCRPPVRSFDEMLADPAIGLVVLASYDDAHAEQVVAALDAGKHVFVEKPLCRTGAELARIRHAWRRHGGRVRLASNLVLRAAPLYRWLRDEAASGGLGQLYAFDGDYLYGRLSKITDGWRGDMPGYSVMAGGGVHLVDLMMWICGERPRRVRAVGNGICTRGTAFRQADFVAATFAFASGLVGRVTAHFGCVHRHQHVVRVFGTAASVVHDDAGARISRERDPAPAAPLRELPDRERHKGALIAPLVEAILAGRDPDPATRHDLDVMAACIAADESLRSGHDEEVGYA from the coding sequence GTGAGCCGCGAGCGCCTCGCCGTGGCCGTCGTGGGTCTCGGCGTAGGCGAGCAGCACGCGCGCGCCATCGTCGCGAACGAGGCGTGCCGACTCGCGGCGCTTGTCGATATCGATCCACGGCGCGCTAACGCGCTGGCGGCGGCGCTCCCATGCCGACCCCCGGTGCGCTCGTTCGACGAGATGCTCGCCGACCCCGCGATCGGCCTGGTGGTCCTCGCCAGCTACGACGACGCGCACGCGGAGCAGGTGGTGGCCGCGTTGGATGCGGGCAAGCATGTGTTCGTGGAGAAGCCCCTGTGTCGGACGGGCGCGGAGCTCGCGCGCATTCGCCACGCGTGGCGGCGGCACGGGGGCCGAGTGAGGCTCGCCAGCAACCTCGTCCTGCGCGCCGCGCCGCTCTACCGATGGCTGCGCGACGAGGCGGCCTCGGGCGGCCTCGGGCAGCTCTACGCGTTCGATGGCGACTACCTCTACGGGCGGCTGAGCAAGATCACCGACGGTTGGCGCGGCGACATGCCGGGCTACTCCGTGATGGCCGGCGGCGGCGTCCATCTCGTGGACCTGATGATGTGGATCTGCGGCGAGCGCCCCCGGCGCGTGCGCGCCGTGGGCAACGGGATCTGCACGCGCGGAACCGCGTTTCGGCAGGCGGACTTCGTCGCGGCCACGTTCGCCTTTGCGTCGGGCCTGGTTGGGCGCGTCACGGCGCACTTCGGCTGCGTCCACCGGCATCAGCACGTCGTCCGCGTCTTCGGGACTGCGGCCTCCGTGGTGCACGATGACGCCGGAGCGCGCATCTCCCGCGAGCGCGACCCGGCCCCCGCGGCGCCGCTCCGCGAGCTGCCGGACCGCGAGCGCCACAAGGGAGCGCTCATCGCGCCGCTCGTCGAGGCCATCCTCGCCGGCCGCGACCCCGACCCCGCCACACGGCACGACCTCGATGTAATGGCGGCCTGCATCGCGGCCGATGAGTCGCTTCGCTCTGGACACGATGAGGAGGTCGGCTACGCGTGA
- a CDS encoding DegT/DnrJ/EryC1/StrS aminotransferase family protein, producing MSDPRAIPFGRPSITEEDRAAVAAVLDTPILTHGPQCRAFEEEFAAFLGPGAHCVTVSSCMAALHLACLRVGFGPGDDVLVPAQTHAATAHAVEWVGARPVFADCDPCTGNVTADTLARALTPRTRGIVLVHFVGIPCEMGDIVGFAHRRGLPVVEDCALAVGSRWRGTHVGLLGDAGCFSFYPVKHMTTGEGGMFVSRDAETASAVARLRAFGVERSGSAASIPGAYDVPSLGLNYRMGEMQAALGRSQLLRVPAMLEARRARFERLCAALQGLPGVRVLDSASPDCASSHYCLSLVLGRALARSRDDIVRSLNAHGIGTSVYYPHPVPRLDYYRNRYALDPEAYREAARLSDASIALPVAPHVSLEGIDRIADAVSEAVKEVQV from the coding sequence GTGAGCGATCCGCGCGCCATACCGTTTGGGCGCCCCTCCATCACGGAGGAGGACCGTGCGGCGGTTGCCGCCGTGCTCGACACGCCGATCCTGACCCACGGCCCGCAGTGCCGGGCCTTCGAGGAGGAGTTCGCCGCTTTCCTCGGGCCGGGCGCCCACTGCGTGACGGTGAGCTCCTGCATGGCGGCTCTGCACCTGGCCTGCCTGCGCGTGGGGTTCGGGCCTGGCGACGACGTGCTGGTGCCCGCGCAGACCCACGCGGCGACGGCGCACGCGGTGGAGTGGGTGGGGGCTCGCCCGGTGTTCGCCGACTGCGACCCCTGCACGGGCAACGTCACCGCCGACACGCTGGCGCGGGCATTGACTCCGCGCACACGGGGCATCGTGCTCGTGCACTTCGTCGGCATCCCGTGCGAGATGGGGGACATCGTTGGCTTCGCCCACAGGCGCGGCCTCCCCGTGGTGGAGGACTGTGCCCTGGCCGTCGGTTCGCGCTGGCGGGGCACGCACGTCGGCCTGCTCGGCGACGCCGGTTGCTTCTCGTTCTACCCGGTGAAGCACATGACCACGGGCGAGGGCGGCATGTTCGTGAGTCGCGACGCGGAGACTGCCTCGGCCGTGGCGCGGCTTCGCGCCTTCGGCGTCGAGCGGAGCGGATCGGCGGCGTCCATTCCAGGCGCCTACGACGTTCCCTCGCTCGGGCTGAACTACCGGATGGGCGAGATGCAGGCCGCGCTCGGGCGATCTCAGCTTCTGCGCGTGCCAGCCATGCTGGAGGCGCGACGGGCCCGCTTCGAGCGCCTCTGCGCCGCCCTCCAGGGCCTCCCGGGCGTCCGCGTGCTCGACTCTGCGTCGCCGGATTGCGCCAGCAGCCACTACTGCCTGAGCCTGGTGCTCGGCCGCGCGCTGGCGCGGAGCCGCGATGACATCGTTCGGTCGCTGAACGCGCACGGCATCGGGACCAGCGTCTACTACCCGCACCCGGTGCCGCGCCTCGACTACTATCGTAACCGCTATGCCCTCGATCCGGAGGCCTACCGAGAGGCCGCACGCCTGAGCGACGCGTCCATCGCGCTGCCGGTGGCCCCGCACGTTTCGCTCGAAGGCATCGACCGCATCGCCGACGCGGTGAGCGAGGCCGTCAAGGAGGTCCAGGTATGA
- a CDS encoding cyclic nucleotide-binding domain-containing protein yields the protein MESLERVLRQHPFFAGLDERCLALLVGCAANQRYAAGDYLFREGGEAERFYLLRDGHVTLQVETPARGAIPIETLGPGDVFGWSWLIPPYRWRLDARAANEARVFAMDGTCLRAKCEQDHALGYEVMRRFSTIVQRRLDATRRQLIEIHSAYCDLVEGRT from the coding sequence ATGGAGAGCCTTGAACGGGTGCTCCGACAGCACCCCTTCTTCGCCGGGCTGGACGAACGATGCCTGGCCTTGCTCGTCGGCTGCGCGGCGAACCAGCGCTACGCGGCGGGCGACTACCTGTTCCGCGAGGGCGGCGAGGCCGAGCGCTTTTACCTGTTACGCGACGGGCACGTCACGCTCCAGGTGGAGACCCCTGCGCGCGGCGCCATCCCGATCGAAACCCTGGGACCCGGCGATGTGTTCGGCTGGTCCTGGCTGATCCCGCCGTACCGCTGGCGCCTCGACGCGCGGGCCGCCAACGAGGCGCGCGTGTTCGCGATGGACGGCACGTGCCTGCGCGCCAAGTGCGAGCAGGACCATGCGCTCGGTTACGAGGTAATGCGGCGCTTCTCCACCATCGTCCAGCGGCGGCTCGACGCCACGCGGCGCCAGCTCATCGAGATACACAGCGCCTACTGCGACCTGGTGGAGGGGCGCACCTGA
- a CDS encoding Zn-dependent alcohol dehydrogenase, whose translation MEREGRAAVLSAPGEPAEVIDIRLDPPGPGEVQVRLAASGVCHTDLSVKSLNGMGMAFPIVLGHEGAGYVEEAGEGVTHLKPGDPVVIAYRAPCEQCPACRRGDPRRCYMALRPKPRLHRKSDDALCAQVLRCGTFATRTIVHAKAAIKMPEAMPLDRACLIACGVVTGVGATMNTSPVWAGARVAVIGCGGVGLSVIQGARLRHASRIIAVDVNPRKLEWAAKFGATDVVNARETDAVTRVRELTDDGWDGGVDFAFEATGIPACIEQAVRMLAYAGTATNIGLPAADDSVTLNLGDMATGFYWNKAALRVSHAGDTLPAHDFPLLAQLYLQGRLDLDDMITRYIGLDHVEDAFHEMETGNVIRSVIRFE comes from the coding sequence ATGGAGAGAGAGGGCCGCGCCGCCGTTCTTTCCGCCCCCGGCGAGCCGGCGGAGGTGATCGACATCCGGTTGGACCCCCCGGGTCCCGGCGAGGTTCAGGTCCGGCTGGCGGCCAGCGGCGTCTGCCACACCGACCTGAGCGTTAAGAGCCTCAATGGGATGGGGATGGCCTTCCCGATCGTGCTGGGGCACGAGGGCGCTGGCTACGTAGAGGAGGCCGGTGAGGGCGTCACGCACCTCAAGCCGGGCGACCCCGTCGTGATCGCGTACCGCGCGCCGTGCGAGCAGTGCCCGGCCTGCCGCCGCGGCGACCCGCGTCGCTGCTACATGGCCCTTCGGCCGAAGCCCCGGCTCCATCGCAAGAGCGACGATGCCCTCTGCGCGCAGGTGCTGCGGTGCGGCACGTTCGCGACGCGGACCATCGTGCACGCGAAGGCGGCGATCAAGATGCCGGAGGCGATGCCGCTCGATAGGGCGTGCCTGATCGCCTGCGGCGTCGTCACCGGCGTGGGCGCCACCATGAACACTTCGCCCGTGTGGGCCGGCGCCCGCGTGGCCGTCATCGGCTGCGGCGGGGTCGGCCTCAGCGTCATCCAGGGCGCGCGCCTACGCCACGCAAGCCGCATCATCGCCGTGGACGTGAACCCGCGAAAGCTCGAATGGGCGGCGAAGTTCGGCGCTACCGACGTGGTCAACGCCCGCGAGACCGACGCGGTGACAAGGGTGCGGGAGCTCACCGACGATGGTTGGGATGGCGGCGTCGACTTCGCCTTCGAGGCCACCGGCATCCCCGCGTGCATCGAGCAGGCCGTGCGAATGCTGGCCTACGCCGGCACCGCCACCAACATCGGCCTGCCGGCCGCCGACGACAGCGTGACGCTGAACCTCGGCGACATGGCGACCGGGTTCTACTGGAACAAGGCGGCCCTGCGCGTGAGCCACGCCGGTGACACGCTCCCGGCTCACGACTTCCCCCTCCTCGCACAGCTCTACCTGCAGGGCCGCCTCGACCTCGACGACATGATCACCCGCTACATCGGCCTCGACCATGTGGAGGACGCCTTCCACGAGATGGAGACCGGCAACGTCATTCGGTCCGTGATCCGCTTCGAGTAG
- a CDS encoding M20/M25/M40 family metallo-hydrolase: protein MLDALTLVRELVALPGPPGQEALVREAVAAHARALGYACAADAKGNLIVGAAQDPIAAAAGARIVVTAHLDEIALMVVEIAEDGALRVAPLGGLYPWKWGEQPVRVLASAGPITGIVSFGSVHTEAPESSAQQARTGPLTWAHAYVFTGLPRAELARAGARPGTRVVLAPERRTVTEFGPYLASYFLDDRADLAAWLLALQELRSRSLPEGVVFAATAAEEVGGEGARYLLHALRPETTVALEIGPSVPECCFVPDERPTVWVRDSFSATSADDLDAIANVAADLGFEPRWQALSRGGSDASCAAAAGITARPITFGLAVENSHGCEIMHRDAPARLADLLVAYLRRMAG, encoded by the coding sequence ATGCTCGATGCGCTGACGCTGGTTCGCGAGCTCGTCGCCCTGCCGGGACCGCCGGGCCAGGAGGCCCTTGTCCGCGAGGCGGTGGCCGCGCACGCGCGCGCTCTCGGCTACGCCTGCGCCGCCGACGCCAAGGGGAACCTGATCGTGGGGGCCGCGCAGGACCCCATCGCGGCGGCGGCCGGCGCCCGCATCGTCGTGACCGCCCACCTGGACGAGATCGCGCTGATGGTCGTCGAGATCGCCGAGGACGGAGCGCTGCGCGTGGCGCCGCTCGGCGGCCTCTACCCGTGGAAGTGGGGCGAGCAGCCCGTGCGAGTGCTGGCCTCCGCCGGGCCGATCACGGGCATCGTCTCCTTCGGCTCGGTCCACACCGAGGCGCCGGAGAGCTCGGCGCAGCAGGCACGGACGGGGCCGCTCACGTGGGCCCACGCATACGTCTTCACCGGGCTCCCGCGCGCGGAGCTGGCGCGGGCCGGCGCGCGGCCAGGCACCCGCGTCGTGCTCGCGCCGGAGCGGCGCACGGTCACGGAGTTCGGTCCCTACCTGGCCTCCTACTTCCTTGACGACCGCGCCGACCTGGCGGCCTGGCTGCTCGCGCTCCAGGAGCTACGCTCCAGATCGCTACCGGAAGGCGTCGTCTTCGCGGCCACGGCGGCCGAGGAGGTCGGGGGCGAGGGCGCCCGGTACCTGCTGCACGCGCTGCGACCGGAGACCACCGTCGCGCTGGAGATCGGCCCGTCGGTGCCCGAGTGCTGCTTCGTGCCGGACGAGCGCCCGACCGTCTGGGTTCGCGACAGCTTCAGCGCTACGTCCGCCGACGACCTGGACGCCATCGCAAACGTTGCCGCCGACCTCGGCTTCGAGCCGCGCTGGCAGGCCCTATCGCGCGGCGGATCGGACGCCTCGTGCGCCGCCGCCGCCGGGATCACCGCGCGCCCCATCACCTTCGGCCTGGCGGTTGAGAACTCGCATGGCTGCGAGATCATGCACCGCGACGCGCCCGCGCGCCTGGCCGATCTGCTCGTCGCCTACCTGCGCCGGATGGCCGGGTGA
- a CDS encoding NTP transferase domain-containing protein has protein sequence MHFDETNHRSVRAFVQARMSSARFPGKVLAPFRGRPMLAHVVTAAESALGAGATVVLTSREPSDDPVAAYCGSLGVPVCRGALEDVLGRFVVALDTWPCEWVVRLCADSPLVSPAVIRAVRDAAIAVRADVATTTRPRTFPAGLNAECVRAGALRAADRLARGVEDREHVTAWFYARADAWRVASVRSTDPALGSLSLAVDTVDDLRRLEALPSPLPWRIAVASSHRSAA, from the coding sequence ATGCACTTCGACGAGACCAACCACAGAAGCGTCCGCGCCTTCGTGCAGGCCCGCATGAGCTCGGCCCGGTTCCCGGGCAAGGTCCTTGCGCCCTTCCGGGGCCGGCCCATGCTGGCTCACGTCGTGACGGCGGCGGAGAGCGCCCTGGGCGCGGGCGCGACGGTCGTCCTGACAAGCCGCGAGCCGTCCGACGACCCCGTGGCCGCCTACTGCGGCAGCCTGGGTGTGCCGGTGTGCCGCGGGGCGCTTGAGGACGTTCTGGGCCGGTTCGTCGTCGCGCTCGATACCTGGCCCTGCGAGTGGGTGGTCCGGCTCTGTGCCGACAGCCCCCTGGTGTCGCCCGCCGTAATCCGCGCCGTGCGAGACGCCGCCATCGCCGTGCGCGCCGACGTAGCGACGACGACGCGGCCCCGCACGTTCCCTGCGGGCCTCAACGCGGAGTGCGTGCGCGCCGGCGCGCTGCGCGCCGCGGACCGCCTGGCGCGCGGCGTCGAGGACCGCGAGCACGTGACCGCCTGGTTCTACGCTCGCGCCGATGCGTGGCGCGTGGCGAGCGTGCGCTCCACCGATCCCGCTCTCGGGTCCTTGAGCCTGGCCGTGGACACCGTCGACGACCTGCGGCGCCTCGAGGCGCTCCCTTCGCCGCTGCCCTGGCGTATAGCCGTTGCGAGCAGCCATCGGAGCGCGGCGTGA
- a CDS encoding NAD(P)-dependent oxidoreductase, which produces MMQSLQGRRVALIGGAGFIGHNLALSLASQGAHVEIIDGLQVNNLLTFASASNEFHDRDLYLRIINQRLDLLREAGVPLHIQDARDYHALTRLLNHVQPHAIVHLAAVAHAGHSNKDPYSTFDHSLRTLENALDAARGQLEHFVYLSSSMAYGTFRACEVTEEHPLEPMGIYGALKVAGEKMVIAYQQVFDLPYTIIRPSALYGPRCVSRRVGQVFVESAIQGGALRVDGDGTERLDFTYIDDLVAGIELVLTHPSARNQVFNITYGQSRSINDLVGVVRAEFPGAAVEYVPRDRLMPLRGTLCIDRARDLLGYRPTVPIEAGFPRYVQWYHDLIPQPRALARLAA; this is translated from the coding sequence ATGATGCAGAGCTTGCAGGGGCGCCGGGTGGCGCTCATCGGGGGCGCCGGCTTCATCGGGCACAACCTGGCGCTATCGCTGGCCAGTCAGGGAGCCCATGTCGAGATCATCGATGGGCTCCAGGTGAACAACCTGCTGACCTTCGCCTCGGCCTCCAACGAGTTCCACGACCGCGACCTCTACCTGCGGATCATCAACCAGCGCCTGGACCTGTTGCGCGAGGCCGGAGTGCCACTGCACATCCAGGACGCGCGCGACTACCACGCACTCACCCGCTTGCTGAACCACGTTCAGCCTCACGCCATCGTTCACCTGGCCGCGGTCGCGCACGCCGGGCACTCCAACAAGGACCCCTACAGCACCTTTGACCACAGCCTGCGGACTCTGGAGAACGCGCTCGACGCGGCGCGCGGCCAGCTTGAGCACTTCGTCTACCTGTCGTCGAGTATGGCCTACGGCACCTTCCGCGCTTGCGAGGTCACCGAGGAGCACCCGCTCGAGCCGATGGGGATCTACGGCGCCCTCAAGGTGGCCGGCGAGAAGATGGTGATCGCCTACCAGCAGGTGTTCGACCTGCCGTACACGATCATCCGCCCGTCGGCGCTCTACGGTCCGCGCTGCGTGAGCCGGCGGGTGGGGCAGGTCTTTGTCGAGAGCGCGATCCAGGGAGGGGCGCTGCGCGTGGACGGCGACGGCACCGAGCGACTGGACTTCACCTACATCGACGACCTGGTCGCAGGCATCGAGCTCGTGCTGACGCACCCGAGCGCGCGCAACCAGGTCTTCAACATCACCTACGGCCAGTCGCGCTCCATCAACGACCTGGTCGGCGTGGTGCGGGCTGAGTTTCCGGGCGCCGCCGTCGAGTACGTGCCGCGGGACCGCCTGATGCCTTTGCGCGGGACCCTGTGCATCGACCGCGCTCGGGACTTGCTGGGCTACCGCCCGACGGTCCCCATTGAGGCCGGCTTCCCGCGCTACGTTCAGTGGTACCACGACCTGATCCCCCAGCCGCGCGCCCTCGCGCGGCTGGCTGCCTGA